In Fundidesulfovibrio putealis DSM 16056, a genomic segment contains:
- a CDS encoding NAD-dependent epimerase/dehydratase family protein produces MRVLVTGGLGFIGSHLSDALIGMGLDVVVLDNLEFQVHRGSYPAYANPKAVTIVGDVRNQSLLAQALEDVEVVFHQAARVGVGQSMYEPVRYVESNCLGTAAILDHLANRKHSVRKLVVASSMSCYGEGSYSCPACGSSAVRVRTAEQVEAKNYEMICDACGHAALPVPTRESHPMRPDSVYAVTKRDQEELCLSFGRHSPVPSVALRYFNGYGTRQSLSNPYTGVCAIFCSRLKNNQPPLIFEDGLQMRDFVHVSDIVQANILAMENPRMDNRAFNVGSGTPITVLDLARTIQRVIGSDVEPQITGQFRAGDIRHCFGDCSAIMEMGYRPGVTLEQGLDQLIHWAEGQEASDMVDKAWDELRKHRLVS; encoded by the coding sequence ATGAGAGTTCTAGTCACCGGCGGCCTGGGGTTCATCGGCTCGCACTTAAGCGACGCCCTCATCGGAATGGGGCTGGACGTGGTGGTTCTGGACAATCTGGAGTTCCAGGTCCACCGGGGGAGCTATCCCGCCTACGCCAACCCCAAGGCGGTCACCATCGTGGGCGACGTGCGCAACCAGAGCCTGCTGGCCCAGGCCCTGGAGGACGTGGAGGTGGTGTTCCACCAGGCGGCGCGGGTGGGGGTGGGGCAGTCCATGTACGAGCCCGTGCGCTATGTGGAGTCCAACTGCCTGGGCACTGCCGCGATTCTGGACCACCTGGCCAACCGCAAGCACTCGGTACGCAAGCTCGTGGTGGCCAGCTCCATGAGTTGCTACGGCGAGGGCAGCTATTCCTGTCCGGCCTGCGGCAGTTCCGCCGTGAGGGTGCGCACCGCCGAACAGGTGGAGGCCAAGAACTACGAGATGATCTGCGACGCCTGCGGCCATGCGGCCCTGCCCGTGCCCACGCGCGAGAGCCACCCCATGCGCCCGGATTCTGTCTACGCCGTCACCAAGCGCGATCAGGAGGAGCTTTGCCTGAGCTTCGGGCGCCATTCCCCCGTGCCCTCCGTGGCGCTTCGCTATTTCAACGGCTACGGCACGCGACAGTCGCTCTCCAACCCCTACACCGGGGTCTGCGCAATCTTCTGCTCGCGCCTGAAAAACAACCAGCCGCCTCTCATCTTCGAAGACGGCCTGCAAATGCGCGACTTCGTCCACGTGTCGGACATCGTCCAGGCCAACATCCTGGCCATGGAGAATCCCCGGATGGACAATAGGGCCTTCAACGTGGGCTCCGGCACGCCCATCACCGTGCTGGACCTGGCCCGCACCATACAGCGCGTGATCGGATCGGACGTGGAACCGCAGATCACCGGGCAGTTCCGGGCCGGGGACATCCGCCACTGCTTCGGTGACTGCTCGGCCATCATGGAGATGGGCTACCGGCCGGGCGTCACCCTGGAGCAGGGGCTTGACCAGCTCATCCACTGGGCCGAGGGCCAGGAAGCCAGCGACATGGTGGACAAGGCCTGGGACGAGCTGCGCAAGCACAGGCTGGTGTCGTGA
- a CDS encoding O-antigen ligase family protein, protein MRGQPDNCSENSSGQGGRPILSRLFTTQAVVIGVGLLLGGVVAAMGAGIGIAAFGALFFLLLSLRSIRPALLMSVGIMMVFGREELYKYDIPFAGGGLKASDLLLAVVLGAWLVRVLVLNRTVLQLPKFFCAAVLLFLVLAGISAAGAISGGIYFKDALLELRPLLQYLLVFPLMAEFDVQTLKKSIWILLGVSVFSSLRILTNYALGVGEVLLYGEGIRVVLLELGAYLPPVILGFVFAMYGVRPRLALGIGLLNLCALAVTFFRSAYLGLGAGLAFMFVVGEPLVRRTLVKLALMVFLGGIILGIAHTVISPKAINPIESVVSRFLSLREYKDDISSIHRLREWDAASFLISKNPVWGNGLGTRVVFESPQYDQESKKLGYLSNEIYVHNSYMWLLVKLGAVGLFSFLLLPLTALYTAVRSLKWMADPSSRAVQLGMSGIIAGNMFISIFGPMFNIDNMTPINAFVFGSVFVMAREAQNPWENEI, encoded by the coding sequence ATGCGCGGCCAGCCAGACAATTGTTCTGAGAATTCTTCCGGTCAGGGAGGGCGTCCGATACTCTCGCGGCTGTTCACCACCCAGGCGGTGGTGATCGGAGTCGGCCTTCTGTTGGGCGGGGTGGTCGCCGCCATGGGTGCGGGCATCGGCATCGCGGCGTTTGGAGCCCTCTTTTTCCTTTTGCTCTCGCTTCGCAGCATCCGTCCTGCTTTGCTCATGTCGGTGGGCATCATGATGGTATTCGGGCGTGAGGAGCTCTACAAGTACGACATCCCCTTCGCCGGGGGTGGCCTGAAGGCCTCCGACCTGCTGCTGGCGGTGGTGCTCGGAGCCTGGCTCGTCCGGGTGCTGGTCCTGAACCGCACAGTGCTTCAGCTTCCGAAATTCTTCTGCGCCGCCGTGCTTCTGTTCCTGGTCCTGGCCGGGATCTCGGCAGCGGGCGCAATTTCCGGGGGGATCTACTTCAAGGACGCCCTGCTGGAGTTGCGTCCCCTGCTGCAATACCTGCTGGTCTTCCCGCTGATGGCCGAATTCGACGTCCAGACGCTGAAAAAGAGCATCTGGATACTGCTTGGCGTGTCCGTGTTCTCTTCCCTGCGCATCCTCACCAACTACGCCCTGGGCGTGGGAGAGGTGCTGCTCTACGGCGAGGGCATCCGCGTGGTGCTCCTGGAGCTTGGCGCGTATCTGCCGCCGGTCATCCTGGGTTTCGTCTTCGCCATGTACGGCGTGCGGCCCAGGCTCGCCCTGGGGATCGGACTGCTGAACCTGTGCGCCCTGGCGGTCACGTTTTTCCGAAGCGCCTACCTGGGGCTTGGCGCGGGTCTGGCCTTCATGTTCGTGGTGGGGGAGCCGCTGGTCAGGCGGACCCTGGTCAAGCTCGCGCTGATGGTGTTTCTTGGCGGCATCATCCTGGGCATCGCGCATACCGTGATAAGCCCCAAGGCGATCAACCCCATCGAGTCCGTGGTGTCGCGTTTCCTTTCCCTGCGCGAATACAAGGACGACATATCCTCCATACACCGGTTGCGCGAATGGGACGCGGCGTCGTTTCTCATCAGCAAGAATCCCGTGTGGGGCAACGGCCTGGGGACGCGCGTGGTGTTCGAAAGCCCGCAGTACGACCAGGAATCAAAGAAACTCGGATATCTGAGCAATGAAATCTACGTGCACAACAGCTACATGTGGCTTCTGGTGAAGCTTGGAGCCGTAGGGTTGTTCAGTTTCCTGCTGCTCCCGCTCACCGCGCTGTATACAGCCGTGCGCTCGCTCAAATGGATGGCCGATCCGTCGTCGCGCGCGGTGCAGCTGGGCATGTCCGGCATCATCGCAGGCAACATGTTCATTTCCATCTTCGGCCCCATGTTCAACATCGACAACATGACGCCCATCAACGCCTTCGTCTTCGGCAGCGTCTTCGTCATGGCCCGCGAGGCCCAAAACCCTTGGGAAAACGAAATATGA
- a CDS encoding glycosyltransferase family 2 protein, whose amino-acid sequence MDPVLTVVIVSYNCRDVLLGCLESIRSSRQDVSYEVHLVDNASTDGTPGAVRELHPWVTLTASPENLGFSKGNNLVLRQTTSPFVLLLNPDTLVSDHAFDCSLASLANNPGAGMVSCRLVTADGSLDLACRRSFPTAWDGFCRASGLSSLFPRNSLLARYNMTYLDEFRPAKVDAVNGAYMMVTRRALDTVGLLDEDYFMYMEDMDWCWRFAKAGFEVLYDPGCTIVHLKGQSSRTRSTRMIHAFFDSMELFCIKNTHPRPGFGRFATLAGIRAWKWLTLMRNFLRSDKRVRP is encoded by the coding sequence ATGGACCCCGTCCTCACCGTAGTCATCGTGAGCTATAACTGCCGCGACGTCCTGCTGGGTTGCCTGGAATCCATCCGCTCCTCGCGCCAGGACGTCTCCTACGAGGTGCATCTGGTGGACAACGCCTCCACTGACGGCACCCCAGGAGCGGTGCGCGAGCTGCATCCCTGGGTGACGCTTACGGCAAGCCCGGAGAACCTGGGGTTCTCCAAGGGCAACAACCTCGTCTTGCGGCAGACCACAAGCCCCTTCGTGCTGCTTCTCAACCCCGACACGCTCGTCTCCGACCACGCCTTCGACTGTTCCCTGGCCTCGCTCGCCAATAACCCCGGTGCGGGCATGGTCAGCTGCCGCCTGGTCACCGCAGACGGCTCCCTGGACCTGGCCTGTCGGCGCAGCTTCCCCACGGCCTGGGACGGCTTCTGCCGGGCCAGCGGCCTGTCCAGCCTGTTTCCCCGCAACTCGCTGCTGGCCCGCTACAACATGACCTACCTCGATGAATTCCGCCCTGCGAAGGTGGACGCCGTGAACGGGGCCTACATGATGGTCACCCGCCGCGCCCTGGACACTGTCGGTCTTTTGGATGAGGACTACTTCATGTACATGGAAGACATGGACTGGTGCTGGCGTTTCGCCAAGGCCGGGTTCGAGGTCCTCTACGACCCCGGCTGCACCATCGTGCACCTCAAGGGGCAGAGCTCGCGCACCCGCAGCACCCGGATGATCCATGCGTTTTTCGATTCCATGGAACTCTTCTGCATCAAGAACACCCACCCCAGGCCCGGATTCGGCCGCTTTGCCACCCTGGCCGGGATCAGGGCCTGGAAATGGCTGACGCTCATGCGCAACTTCCTGCGCAGCGACAAGAGGGTGCGCCCCTAG
- a CDS encoding sugar transferase, with protein sequence MHIPSLWERYRSYKVWDLVAVSLAMTASLWLAGTVHLIDRPDSLREALDYRVRVGSVLMVAGSLGMWRLLFWGYGLYDPWRRGKWRIKAQRLLAACLTGAAIMGLMGVITGRPVRPGYLAVLCPCVFCFVAAVRFSVSRIMGRDWRFGAFTPQVILVGSGQRMADFVLEHQEKRHSGQLRVVGFVDDDWSGSKALLDLSIPHLGPISQLPAIMDKTIVDALVIGLPVRKFYEETEWILDLAATRGVDIKLMLSTDRLRSRRFWLEGEGAKFLSAGQDGMSGFQGFLKRMLDIVGALSAILVFSPFFVASALAVKLSSPGPVIFSQWRAGLGMRPFRMLKFRSMVADAEERLKDVAALNYESGPAFKIKNDPRVTRVGAFLRRYSIDELPQFFNVLRGEMSLVGPRPLFAYEIDRIEDPTVKRRFSVKPGITGLWQIGDRGNVTFEERLRLDMEYIDSWSLLLDIKILLKTPLAVLGARTS encoded by the coding sequence ATGCATATCCCAAGCCTCTGGGAACGTTATAGAAGTTACAAGGTTTGGGACTTGGTGGCCGTGTCCCTGGCCATGACGGCAAGCCTCTGGCTGGCCGGTACGGTCCATCTTATCGACCGCCCGGATTCCCTTCGCGAGGCGCTGGATTACCGCGTGCGCGTTGGCAGCGTGCTGATGGTGGCCGGGTCGCTCGGGATGTGGAGGCTTCTGTTCTGGGGCTACGGCCTGTACGACCCCTGGCGGCGCGGCAAGTGGCGCATCAAGGCCCAGCGGCTGCTGGCGGCCTGCCTCACCGGGGCGGCCATCATGGGGCTCATGGGCGTGATTACCGGCAGGCCGGTGCGTCCGGGCTATCTCGCGGTGTTGTGCCCGTGCGTGTTCTGCTTCGTGGCCGCAGTACGGTTCAGCGTCAGTCGTATCATGGGGCGCGACTGGCGCTTCGGGGCCTTCACGCCGCAGGTGATTCTGGTGGGTTCCGGGCAGCGCATGGCCGATTTCGTCCTGGAACACCAGGAAAAGCGCCACAGCGGCCAGTTGCGCGTGGTCGGCTTCGTGGACGACGACTGGTCCGGCTCCAAGGCGCTGCTTGATCTCTCCATCCCGCATCTCGGCCCCATCTCGCAACTTCCAGCCATCATGGACAAGACCATCGTGGACGCCCTGGTGATCGGGCTGCCCGTGCGCAAGTTCTACGAGGAAACCGAGTGGATCCTCGACCTCGCGGCAACGCGCGGCGTGGACATCAAGCTCATGCTCTCCACGGATCGGTTGCGCTCGCGGCGTTTCTGGCTGGAGGGCGAGGGCGCGAAGTTTCTGTCCGCCGGGCAGGACGGCATGAGCGGCTTCCAGGGCTTCCTGAAGCGCATGCTGGATATCGTCGGGGCTCTGTCCGCGATTCTCGTCTTCTCGCCGTTCTTCGTGGCCTCGGCCCTGGCCGTGAAGCTCTCCTCGCCTGGCCCTGTGATCTTCTCCCAGTGGCGCGCGGGCCTTGGCATGCGTCCGTTTCGCATGCTCAAGTTCCGCTCCATGGTGGCCGACGCCGAGGAGCGTCTGAAGGACGTGGCCGCGCTGAATTACGAATCCGGACCGGCCTTCAAGATCAAGAACGATCCGCGCGTCACGCGGGTTGGGGCCTTCCTGCGCCGCTACAGCATCGATGAGCTGCCACAGTTCTTCAACGTGCTGCGCGGCGAGATGAGCCTTGTGGGGCCGCGCCCCCTGTTCGCCTACGAGATCGACCGCATCGAGGACCCCACCGTGAAGCGGCGCTTTTCGGTAAAGCCGGGAATCACCGGCCTGTGGCAGATCGGCGACCGGGGCAACGTGACCTTCGAGGAGCGTCTGCGCCTGGACATGGAGTACATCGACTCCTGGAGCCTGTTGCTGGACATCAAGATACTCCTGAAGACGCCGCTGGCCGTCCTCGGGGCCAGGACGAGCTGA
- a CDS encoding GumC family protein, which yields MNFTSIGSPITHSVLGSKIAPKTMRDVYHVLFRHQANVLLFFGSVMLAVLVGSFLAPRIYKSEAELLIRLGRSSGVDATVAAAGQVVNVQQNWETEVNSEMIILQSREMAERVVTTLGAERVLEKDFWARKVLTGEALLQETMRERDTAVRAVMQATKIETLPRSSIIALSYESQDPRLAQQVLRTLIDAYQDKHVAAHWNPGSYDFFLQQTEEVRTALLRTETQLLELKNRLGISSVEDQQRTLRDQYGYLRQQVEGNDSSLAASKAKVEAVRQQLNRFPETMTREVQRNVANLAWDYMRQDLFRLQLKQQEVLSIYKPDTAQAKEIARQVAEAEKMIKEQANSRTQTIVGSNPIFMELTSSLVAEETVHSSLLAKKTVLDRQMEQLMDDFRKLNEFEYAIRNLDREKDVLAGNYTKYKKSLEEARIDEALKIQRISGISIVQEPSLPVRHVKPRMLRNLAAGFALALVGSLALAFVLEYLDHTVNRPEDIEYSVMLPVLLDVPARFFRPEERKGRAARQDKGEPSAEAGIGAKARSAASRLGDAFKEQMNGEQSSPDTPESRAFSRAQTERYYDNIWDRLFLKRSELSRPPRTIAVTASYDGEGSSTVAANLAISLAKNSREKVLLIDANLGNPCMRDMFCSLGDCRGLSDLLAGRADYVEPVQAPDYSRLMLLPVGDAPGDEADGIDPKLMEAVLAKYRDEFGYIVIDCPAVWRSNVPTRIATVAEGVILVVEAERVRVQIVERTKERLEEVNARILGVVLNKRRFYIPSWLYRQI from the coding sequence ATGAATTTCACATCCATCGGCTCCCCCATCACGCACTCGGTCCTGGGATCCAAGATCGCCCCCAAGACCATGCGCGATGTCTATCACGTGCTTTTCCGGCATCAGGCCAACGTCCTTTTGTTCTTCGGTTCGGTCATGCTGGCCGTGCTGGTGGGCAGTTTCCTGGCCCCGAGAATCTACAAATCAGAGGCGGAGCTGCTCATCAGGCTGGGGCGCTCGTCCGGAGTCGACGCCACGGTGGCGGCCGCCGGACAGGTGGTCAACGTCCAGCAGAACTGGGAGACCGAGGTCAACTCGGAGATGATCATCCTGCAAAGCCGCGAGATGGCCGAACGGGTGGTGACCACCCTCGGAGCCGAGCGCGTGCTGGAGAAGGATTTCTGGGCGCGCAAGGTCCTCACAGGCGAGGCGCTCCTTCAGGAGACCATGCGCGAGCGCGACACCGCCGTGCGCGCCGTGATGCAGGCCACCAAGATCGAGACGCTGCCCCGCTCCAGCATTATCGCCCTGTCTTACGAATCCCAGGACCCGAGGCTGGCCCAGCAGGTGCTGCGCACCCTGATCGACGCCTACCAGGACAAGCACGTCGCGGCTCACTGGAACCCCGGCTCCTACGACTTCTTCCTGCAACAGACGGAAGAGGTCCGCACGGCCCTGCTGCGCACGGAAACCCAGCTCCTGGAGCTCAAGAACCGGCTGGGAATCTCCTCCGTGGAAGACCAGCAGCGCACCCTGCGCGACCAGTACGGCTACCTGCGCCAGCAGGTGGAAGGCAACGACTCCTCGCTGGCCGCTTCCAAGGCCAAGGTGGAGGCCGTGCGCCAGCAGCTGAACAGGTTCCCCGAAACCATGACCCGCGAGGTCCAGCGCAACGTGGCCAACCTGGCCTGGGACTACATGCGCCAGGATCTCTTCCGCCTTCAGCTCAAGCAGCAGGAGGTCCTCTCCATCTACAAGCCCGACACCGCCCAGGCCAAGGAAATCGCCCGGCAGGTGGCCGAGGCCGAGAAGATGATCAAGGAGCAGGCCAACAGCCGCACCCAGACCATCGTGGGTTCCAACCCGATCTTCATGGAGCTCACCAGTTCCCTGGTGGCCGAGGAGACCGTCCATTCCTCCCTGCTGGCCAAGAAGACCGTGCTGGACCGGCAGATGGAACAGCTCATGGACGATTTCCGCAAGCTGAACGAATTCGAATACGCCATCAGGAACCTTGACCGCGAGAAGGACGTCCTGGCCGGCAACTACACCAAATACAAGAAGAGCCTGGAAGAGGCCCGCATCGATGAGGCCCTCAAGATCCAGCGCATCTCCGGCATCAGCATCGTCCAGGAGCCGTCGCTTCCGGTGCGCCACGTGAAGCCCAGGATGCTGCGCAACCTGGCCGCCGGATTCGCCCTGGCCCTGGTGGGCTCGCTGGCCCTGGCTTTCGTGCTGGAATACCTGGACCACACCGTGAACCGCCCTGAGGACATCGAATACTCGGTGATGCTGCCCGTGCTGCTCGATGTGCCCGCACGGTTTTTCAGGCCGGAGGAGAGGAAGGGCAGGGCCGCGCGTCAGGACAAAGGCGAGCCATCCGCCGAGGCCGGCATCGGGGCCAAGGCCAGGAGTGCCGCCTCCCGGCTGGGTGATGCGTTCAAGGAGCAGATGAACGGGGAGCAGAGTTCTCCCGACACGCCCGAATCGCGGGCCTTTTCCCGCGCCCAGACCGAGCGCTATTACGACAACATCTGGGACCGGCTGTTCCTGAAACGCTCCGAACTCTCCCGCCCCCCGCGCACCATCGCGGTAACGGCCAGCTACGACGGAGAGGGAAGCAGCACCGTGGCAGCCAACCTGGCCATTTCCCTTGCCAAGAACAGCCGCGAGAAGGTCCTCTTGATCGACGCCAACCTGGGCAACCCCTGCATGCGCGACATGTTCTGCTCGCTGGGGGACTGCCGGGGCCTCTCGGATCTCCTGGCTGGCCGCGCCGACTACGTTGAGCCGGTGCAGGCCCCTGACTATTCCCGCCTGATGCTTCTTCCCGTCGGGGACGCTCCAGGCGACGAGGCCGACGGCATCGACCCCAAGCTCATGGAGGCCGTGCTGGCCAAGTACCGCGACGAATTCGGCTACATTGTCATCGATTGCCCGGCTGTCTGGCGCTCCAACGTCCCCACGCGCATCGCCACTGTCGCCGAGGGCGTCATCCTGGTGGTGGAGGCCGAGCGCGTTCGGGTTCAGATCGTGGAGCGCACCAAGGAACGCCTGGAAGAGGTCAACGCCCGCATCCTGGGTGTTGTGCTCAACAAGAGGCGTTTCTACATCCCGAGCTGGCTCTACCGTCAGATCTGA
- a CDS encoding polysaccharide biosynthesis/export family protein, which yields MNPDRHALARRALLMALAVALFAVAGCAKPARQSAEMGAEPVDPVVINAGDVLEIRFAYATQFNESQAVRFDGKLDLPMIGEVQAEGKSLSALRKELQEAYSGQLNYPELTVIMRSQANSQVYVGGEVRSPGLIRVRNRMTALEAVMRAGGFDPKTAAMSSIIVVRHKGDERYGCKVDLTADLDGKAGKVFWLQPGDIIWVPRTVITQVNDFVDQYINKMVPKTGLQGAITETGGVTSRAIGVQTNF from the coding sequence ATGAATCCCGATAGACATGCGCTTGCCCGGCGTGCGCTGCTGATGGCGCTGGCCGTGGCGCTTTTTGCCGTGGCCGGTTGCGCCAAGCCCGCCAGGCAGTCGGCTGAGATGGGCGCGGAGCCAGTGGACCCGGTTGTCATCAACGCGGGCGACGTGCTGGAAATCCGTTTCGCCTACGCCACCCAGTTCAACGAATCCCAGGCCGTGCGCTTCGACGGCAAGCTCGACCTGCCCATGATCGGCGAGGTCCAGGCCGAGGGCAAGAGTCTCTCCGCCCTGCGCAAGGAATTGCAGGAAGCCTACTCCGGACAGCTCAACTACCCTGAGCTGACGGTCATCATGCGCTCCCAGGCCAACTCCCAGGTCTACGTGGGGGGCGAGGTCCGCTCTCCGGGCCTCATCCGCGTGCGCAACCGCATGACCGCCCTGGAGGCCGTCATGCGAGCGGGCGGCTTCGATCCCAAGACTGCGGCCATGTCCAGCATCATCGTTGTGCGCCACAAGGGCGACGAGCGCTACGGCTGCAAGGTGGACCTCACCGCCGACCTGGACGGCAAGGCGGGCAAGGTGTTCTGGCTCCAGCCCGGAGACATCATCTGGGTTCCCAGGACAGTCATCACCCAGGTCAACGACTTCGTGGATCAGTACATCAACAAGATGGTCCCCAAAACCGGCCTGCAAGGCGCAATCACCGAAACCGGCGGAGTCACCTCCCGCGCGATCGGCGTGCAGACGAACTTCTAG
- the murJ gene encoding murein biosynthesis integral membrane protein MurJ: MEHKESTHSIFRTTAFVVGINLLSKILGMAREALVAGAFGAEKTTDAFFAAWRMPDVLFNSLLGVLIANTFIPVFYETMNARGEDGARRFTRATSGAVLAALAAIACAYWVFAPQIIGLVAPGLDQAGNTLAVHIARLLAPMVLIGGLTGLCRSLLHARRSFLAPASLPVVLNVCVIASVLTLGRSHGVEALAWGLVAASVIQAAMLLAALRGSAAMTIPALDPSAPGLGRMGSLILPILATFALGNVVPLVELHLASEVSTGAISYLSYAFRLFGLPEQVFMLAFSAILFPYLARDASRGEHGAMSAKLSAAMRLSLYLMFPMGVYIAVFSREIVRLFLGWGAFDEAAVTGTSLTLAAYAWGLFAVCARNLLVDACFALKAPGLILKVAAVIIPLNILLDIGLSRVMGAPGISLGFSLTAAVHCVALFLALRPRLSGGEPGALLSALWRTVLAGGLMGALCWWAKPWLVDAMPGHGFAWRLALLALSAGAAGAVYVVVQAGLRCPEQNLLLQALRSRKR; the protein is encoded by the coding sequence ATGGAACATAAAGAATCCACCCACTCCATCTTTCGGACCACCGCCTTCGTGGTCGGCATCAACCTGCTCAGCAAGATACTCGGCATGGCGCGCGAGGCCCTGGTGGCGGGAGCCTTCGGCGCGGAAAAGACCACCGACGCCTTCTTCGCGGCATGGCGCATGCCCGACGTGCTTTTCAACAGTCTGCTCGGCGTGCTTATCGCCAACACCTTCATCCCGGTGTTCTACGAGACCATGAACGCCAGGGGCGAAGACGGCGCGCGCCGCTTCACCCGCGCCACCTCCGGTGCCGTGCTGGCCGCCCTGGCCGCCATAGCCTGCGCCTACTGGGTCTTCGCCCCGCAGATCATAGGTCTGGTGGCTCCCGGGCTCGATCAGGCAGGCAACACCCTGGCCGTGCACATCGCCCGGCTCCTGGCGCCCATGGTCCTCATCGGCGGATTGACGGGATTGTGCCGGAGCCTCCTGCACGCGCGCCGCAGCTTCCTGGCCCCGGCCAGCCTGCCCGTGGTGCTGAACGTGTGCGTCATCGCCTCCGTGCTCACCCTGGGCCGCAGCCACGGCGTGGAGGCCCTGGCCTGGGGGCTCGTGGCGGCGTCGGTCATCCAGGCGGCCATGCTGCTTGCCGCCCTGCGCGGCTCCGCCGCCATGACCATCCCGGCGCTGGACCCCTCGGCTCCCGGCCTTGGGCGCATGGGGTCGCTTATCCTGCCCATCCTGGCCACCTTCGCCCTGGGCAACGTGGTCCCCCTGGTGGAACTGCACCTGGCTTCGGAGGTCTCCACCGGAGCCATCTCCTACCTGAGTTACGCCTTCAGGCTGTTCGGCCTGCCGGAGCAGGTATTCATGCTGGCCTTCTCGGCCATCCTCTTTCCCTATCTGGCGCGAGACGCCAGCCGGGGCGAGCACGGGGCCATGAGCGCCAAGCTCTCAGCAGCCATGCGCCTGAGCCTGTACCTCATGTTTCCGATGGGGGTGTACATCGCCGTGTTCAGCCGGGAGATCGTCCGGCTGTTTTTGGGGTGGGGAGCCTTCGACGAGGCCGCCGTAACCGGCACCAGCCTGACCCTGGCCGCCTACGCCTGGGGGCTCTTCGCGGTGTGCGCGCGAAACCTCCTGGTGGACGCCTGCTTCGCCCTCAAGGCTCCGGGGCTCATCCTGAAGGTCGCCGCCGTCATCATCCCCCTGAACATCCTCCTGGATATCGGGCTCAGCCGGGTGATGGGTGCGCCGGGCATCAGCCTGGGTTTCTCCCTGACGGCGGCCGTACATTGCGTGGCGCTCTTTCTGGCCCTTCGCCCGCGCCTGTCCGGCGGGGAGCCCGGCGCGCTCCTCTCCGCGCTGTGGAGGACGGTGCTGGCCGGGGGCCTGATGGGGGCGCTGTGCTGGTGGGCGAAGCCCTGGCTCGTGGACGCCATGCCCGGACACGGCTTCGCCTGGAGGCTCGCGCTGCTGGCCCTGTCCGCCGGGGCTGCGGGCGCGGTCTACGTCGTCGTGCAGGCCGGGCTGCGCTGCCCGGAACAGAACCTGCTCCTCCAGGCGCTACGCTCCCGGAAACGATGA
- a CDS encoding deoxyribonuclease IV: MTRTRRFLGAHESVAGGLHTAFERIRQVGGTALQIFTRNQRQWEAPPVSPDEAREFAAAWAAWGDYPVASHASYLVNPASPDDALWRRSIAALAQELERCRSLRIPWVVLHPGARTGSGLEEALARAAACVDAALDMADGQGELPLILLENTAGQGTALGGALEHLSGIVALSRHPDRLGLCLDTCHAFVAGYDLRTPAGLEATLDGMDLARLKLVHVNDTKGGLGSHLDRHEHIGQGSIGLEGFRAVLNHPALAGLPMVLETHKEKDLKEDLENLATLRTLLEDSCRDFEKHEYVFQNLINGF, translated from the coding sequence ATGACTCGAACAAGACGTTTTTTGGGAGCCCATGAGTCCGTGGCAGGGGGCCTGCACACCGCCTTCGAGCGCATCAGGCAGGTGGGCGGGACCGCCTTGCAGATATTTACACGCAACCAGCGCCAGTGGGAGGCCCCGCCCGTAAGCCCGGACGAAGCGCGGGAATTCGCCGCCGCCTGGGCGGCCTGGGGAGACTATCCCGTGGCCAGCCACGCCTCCTACCTGGTGAACCCGGCCTCGCCGGACGACGCCCTGTGGCGGCGCTCCATCGCCGCCCTGGCCCAGGAGCTGGAGCGCTGCCGAAGTCTTCGCATCCCCTGGGTGGTGCTCCATCCCGGGGCGCGCACCGGCTCGGGGCTGGAGGAAGCCCTGGCCCGCGCGGCGGCCTGCGTGGACGCTGCCCTGGACATGGCGGACGGCCAGGGAGAACTCCCCTTGATCCTGCTGGAGAACACGGCAGGGCAGGGCACCGCGCTGGGCGGCGCGTTGGAGCACCTCTCGGGGATCGTGGCCCTGTCCCGCCATCCCGACCGCCTGGGGCTGTGCCTGGACACCTGCCACGCCTTCGTGGCCGGGTACGACCTGCGCACGCCAGCTGGCCTGGAAGCAACGCTTGACGGGATGGATCTTGCGCGCCTGAAGCTCGTGCACGTAAACGACACGAAAGGGGGGCTGGGGTCGCATCTGGACCGGCACGAGCACATCGGGCAGGGGAGCATCGGCCTGGAGGGGTTCCGGGCGGTCCTGAACCATCCCGCGCTGGCCGGGCTGCCCATGGTGCTGGAGACGCACAAGGAGAAGGACCTCAAGGAAGACCTGGAGAATCTGGCGACGCTTCGCACTCTGTTGGAGGACTCGTGTCGCGATTTTGAAAAACATGAATATGTTTTTCAAAATTTAATAAACGGATTTTGA